From a single Parambassis ranga chromosome 2, fParRan2.1, whole genome shotgun sequence genomic region:
- the abrab gene encoding actin binding Rho activating protein b — MSDMQASQRKPSSNKNIKRLRAISRVCGLTSSWQQWVTENETKQASEPSGWAPPSAGGPTEEHKWSKWVPKKPHPVKPQPTEASETQPDAQTAAQPKTDEPPVVAPIRTKQVVKTVTSGVQEKGAGIGLLTEKMKKDSLPSDEEIDRLLKKKSSPTRRRKCSNMVSSLTKSWKQVENERKTVKEGGGPGEGHKEDTRREETESLDTEDAQTHKTTLTKVAEENEGDSVRIRRPAAPVYKKEAEDANKINAFSKNYSAVGNLKSRWQNWASEHTVNQKLNPFSEYFDYDYSMSLRLQKGQDGYGRPKEGTKTAERAKRAEQHIHREIDDMCYVIRTMVDPDPDGKTRVTFGQLFDRYVRISDKVVGILMRARKHGKVAFEGEMLWQGQDDGVIITLLV; from the exons ATGTCTGACATGCAGGCCTCCCAAAGGAAACCATCCAGCAACAAGAATATTAAGCGGCTTCGCGCTATTAGCAGAGTGTGCGGCCTGACGAGCAGCTGGCAGCAGTGGGTGACGGAGAATGAAACAAAGCAGGCCAGCGAACCCAGTGGGTGGGCTCCACCCTCTGCAGGAGGACCAACAGAGGAGCACAAATGGAGCAAATGGGTCCCTAAGAAGCCTCATCCAGTCAAACCCCAGCCGACAGAAGCTTCTGAAACTCAACCAGACgctcaaacagcagcacagcccAAGACAGACGAGCCACCGGTGGTGGCCCCCATCAGGACAAAGCAGGTGGTGAAGACAGTGACCAGTGGCGTCCAGGAGAAAGGTGCAGGGATCGGGCTCCTGACCGAAAAGATGAAGAAGGACTCTCTGCCGTCAGACGAAGAGATCGACAGGCTGCTAAAGAAGAAAAGCTCCCCGACGCGGCGCAGGAAGTGCTCCAACATGGTGTCATCGCTCACCAAAAGCTGGAAGCAGGTGGAGAATGAGCGGAAGACTGTGAAAGAGGGTGGAGGACCAGGAGAGGGACATAAAGAGGACACAAGGCGTGAGGAGACGGAGAGCCTGGACACAGAGGatgctcaaacacacaaaacgaCTTTAACAAAGGTagcagaggaaaatgaaggagACTCTGTGAGGATAAGAAGACCTGCAGCCCCAGT GTacaaaaaagaagcagaggacGCCAACAAGATCAATGCCTTTTCCAAGAACTACAGCGCTGTCGGGAACCTCAAGAGCCGCTGGCAGAACTGGGCCTCTGAGCACACAGTCAACCAGAAACTGAACCCCTTCAGTGAATACTTCGACTACGACTACTCGATGTCCCTCCGACTGCAGAAAGGCCAGGACGGCTACGGTCGCCCCAAAGAGGGCACTAAGACCGCAGAGAGGGCCAAACGCGCCGAGCAGCACATCCACCGCGAGATAGACGACATGTGCTATGTGATCAGGACTATGGTTGATCCGGATCCTGACGGGAAAACCCGCGTCACGTTCGGACAGCTGTTTGACAGATATGTTCGGATCTCCGATAAGGTGGTGGGGATCCTGATGAGGGCCAGGAAACATGGAAAGGTGGCGTTCGAAGGGGAGATGCTGTGGCAGGGCCAGGACGATGGAGTGATCATTACTCTGCTGGTGTGA
- the LOC114451151 gene encoding zymogen granule membrane protein 16-like: protein MQLETRLRDEQHTVEPHFSIIFSIKNSDRMHHAVFFAAFVACAFADSKPQFYSFSPSVGSGYGTSYSITGEGRITGIRIWEAYYNFIYGIQLRYGAIWSPVVGSQSGEVIEMQLFDDEAIVQISGKYAHYIQSLVFVTNTGRSLRAGQEAGYSFNMYATHKKAELRFISGRVQGALTALEAHWAVLD, encoded by the exons ATGCAGCTGGAGACTCGACTCAGGGACGAGCAGCACACAGTGGAGCCTcatttcagcatcatttttagCATCAAGAACTCAGACAG GATGCATCACGCCGTCTTCTTCGCAGCATTTGTGGCCTGTGCCTTTGCTGATT CCAAACCTCAGTTTTACTCCTTCTCCCCTTCTGTGGGATCCGGATACGGCACCTCATACAGCATCACAGGAGAGGGTCGAATCACAGGCATCCGCATATGGGAGGCCTACTACAACTTCATCTATGG CATTCAGTTGCGTTACGGTGCAATCTGGTCGCCTGTTGTAGGCTCACAGTCCGGCGAGGTCATTGAGATGCAGCTGTTTGATGACGAGGCCATCGTCCAGATTTCTGGGAAGTACGCCCACTACATTCAGTCGCTGGTGTTTGTCACTAACACCGGCCGCTCCCTGCGTGCAGGCCAGGAAGCCGGCTACTCCTTCAACATGTACGCCACCCACAAAAAAGCTGAGCTGCGCTTCATCAGTGGAAGAGTCCAGGGGGCTCTGACTGCACTGGAGGCCCACTGGGCTGTGCTGGACTAG
- the LOC114451161 gene encoding zymogen granule membrane protein 16-like: MHHAVFFAALVACAFADSKPQFYSFSPSVGSGYGTSYTITGEGRITGIRIWEAYSNFIYGIQLRYGAIWSPVVGSQSGEVIEMQLFDDEAIVQISGKYAHYIQSLVFATNTGRSLRAGQEAGYSFNMYATHKKAELRFISGRVQGALTALEAHWAVLD; encoded by the exons ATGCATCACGCCGTCTTCTTCGCAGCACTTGTGGCCTGTGCCTTTGCTGATT CCAAACCTCAGTTTTACTCCTTCTCACCTTCTGTGGGATCCGGATACGGCACCTCATACACAATCACAGGAGAGGGCCGAATCACAGGCATCCGCATATGGGAGGCCTACAGCAACTTCATCTATGG CATTCAGTTGCGTTACGGTGCAATCTGGTCGCCTGTTGTAGGCTCACAGTCCGGCGAGGTCATTGAGATGCAGCTGTTTGATGACGAGGCCATCGTCCAGATTTCTGGGAAGTACGCCCACTACATTCAGTCGCTGGTGTTTGCCACTAACACCGGCCGCTCCCTGCGTGCAGGCCAGGAAGCCGGCTACTCCTTCAACATGTACGCCACCCACAAAAAAGCTGAGCTGCGCTTCATCAGTGGAAGAGTCCAGGGGGCTCTGACCGCACTGGAGGCCCACTGGGCTGTGCTGGACTAG